One genomic region from Dethiosulfovibrio russensis encodes:
- a CDS encoding biotin transporter BioY, translating to MKIKTRDMVLVALFAGLTAVGAFLRIPIGPAPISMQNFFTVMSGCLLGSRLGAVSQGLYVSLGLIGVPVFTSGGGPSYLLNPTFGFLMGFILCAWIIGRLTEGKKPSVAVFFLASVAGSLVVYAVGVPWLYVILTKVSGVDITFMKALKVGCLVFIPGDLVKIALVSWLSSRIVPLIARG from the coding sequence ATGAAGATCAAAACGAGGGATATGGTTCTGGTTGCTCTTTTTGCCGGGCTTACCGCAGTAGGTGCTTTCCTAAGAATTCCCATAGGTCCCGCTCCTATCTCGATGCAGAATTTTTTTACGGTGATGTCCGGATGTCTCTTGGGCTCTAGGCTTGGGGCGGTCTCCCAAGGGTTGTACGTCTCTCTGGGGTTGATAGGGGTTCCCGTTTTTACCTCCGGAGGAGGTCCGTCCTATCTGCTTAACCCAACCTTCGGCTTTTTAATGGGGTTCATCCTCTGTGCCTGGATAATAGGAAGGTTGACGGAGGGAAAAAAGCCATCGGTGGCCGTTTTTTTTCTTGCTTCCGTAGCGGGTTCCTTGGTTGTTTATGCTGTAGGGGTGCCATGGCTTTACGTTATATTGACCAAGGTGTCCGGAGTGGATATAACGTTTATGAAGGCTTTAAAGGTAGGTTGCCTGGTATTTATACCCGGAGATCTGGTAAAGATAGCCTTGGTCTCTTGGCTGTCCAGTAGAATAGTGCCTTTGATAGCTAGAGGGTAG
- a CDS encoding DUF3798 domain-containing protein — protein sequence MKRYISLLLSVFMVAVLASTALADAAFHIGICTGTVSQSEDDLRGAEAMIAKYGDVANGGMIKHITYPDNFMQEMETTISQIASFSDDPLMKVVVVNQAIPGTTEAFRRIREKRDDILLFAGEAHEDPGVIESVADLAINADNIARGYLIIAAAQKLGATDFVHISFPRHMSYELLSRRRNIMEAACNDLGIKFHFETAPDPTSDVGVAGAQQFILEKVPAWLDKYGTKTAFFCTNDAHTEPLLKRIAEGGGFFIEADLPSPLMGYPGALGVELADVKGDFPAILKRVEEAVIDQGGKGRMGTWAYSYGYTNSVALVEFGRQCADNGIDHKHFRRKFKLADLSAAYSEATPGSQWNGNFYTDIQTGVQKKNHVLMYQDTYMFGRGYLDMTSVEVPEKYFSVK from the coding sequence ATGAAGAGGTACATCAGTTTATTGCTCAGCGTCTTTATGGTTGCGGTCTTAGCCTCGACCGCTCTCGCCGATGCCGCTTTCCACATCGGTATCTGTACCGGAACGGTGTCTCAGTCCGAGGACGACCTCAGAGGAGCCGAGGCCATGATCGCCAAATACGGCGATGTGGCAAACGGTGGAATGATCAAGCATATCACCTATCCGGATAACTTTATGCAGGAGATGGAGACGACGATATCCCAGATAGCTTCCTTCTCCGACGATCCTTTGATGAAGGTCGTAGTTGTAAATCAGGCTATCCCCGGGACCACCGAGGCCTTCCGTCGCATAAGGGAGAAGAGGGACGATATCCTTCTCTTTGCCGGTGAGGCTCACGAAGACCCCGGCGTCATCGAGTCCGTGGCGGACCTCGCCATAAACGCGGATAACATAGCTCGCGGCTACCTCATCATAGCTGCCGCCCAGAAGCTGGGAGCTACCGATTTCGTTCATATCTCTTTCCCCCGTCATATGAGCTACGAGCTACTATCCCGTCGTCGCAACATCATGGAGGCCGCCTGTAACGATCTGGGGATCAAATTCCACTTCGAGACCGCTCCGGACCCGACCAGCGACGTAGGAGTGGCGGGAGCCCAGCAGTTCATCCTCGAGAAGGTTCCTGCCTGGCTCGATAAGTACGGCACCAAGACCGCTTTCTTCTGCACCAACGATGCCCACACCGAGCCCCTCCTCAAGAGGATAGCCGAGGGCGGAGGTTTCTTCATCGAAGCGGACCTTCCCTCTCCTCTCATGGGTTATCCCGGAGCATTGGGAGTAGAGCTTGCCGACGTCAAGGGCGATTTCCCCGCTATCCTCAAGAGGGTAGAGGAAGCCGTTATCGATCAGGGCGGCAAAGGACGTATGGGAACCTGGGCCTATTCCTACGGCTACACCAACTCGGTGGCCTTGGTGGAGTTCGGCCGTCAGTGTGCGGATAACGGAATCGACCATAAGCACTTCCGCAGGAAGTTCAAGCTGGCCGATCTTTCCGCCGCTTACTCCGAGGCTACTCCCGGATCTCAGTGGAACGGTAACTTCTACACCGATATCCAGACCGGCGTCCAGAAAAAGAACCACGTCCTCATGTATCAGGACACCTATATGTTCGGCAGAGGATACCTTGACATGACCAGCGTGGAGGTTCCCGAGAAGTATTTCTCCGTTAAGTAA
- a CDS encoding sugar ABC transporter ATP-binding protein, with protein sequence MASEPLLKMEGVGKAYFSNRVLKNVNFTLEKGQILGLVGENGAGKSTLMNILFGMTVIRETGGYEGDIFIDGEKIDFNSSFDALKAGIGMVHQEFSLIPGFSVSENVVLNRETTKYNPLVEAFGDRLRTLDRATMVERGRKAIDKLNVSLDPDTLISELPVGYKQFTEIAREIDKENTRLLVLDEPTAVLTESEADILLASMKRLASLGISIIFISHRLQEVLDVCDKIVILRDGEVVYDTTPDQTDVMSIASHMVGRDVATAFARDDEERSFGDTLLSVEHLWVDMPGETVRDVSMEIKKGEIFGIGGLAGQGKLGIANGIMGMFPAGGKVVFQGKPIVLNDPTSALVAGMSAVYEDRRGVGLLLEEPISWNIIFTALQMQGRFLKPLLGGITKIRDEEAIAECAREYVKSLEIRCVNERQRVQELSGGNQQKVCLAKAFETRPKLLFVAEPTRGIDVGAKKVVLDTLKLYNKKYGTTVVMVSSELEELRSICDRIAIVDSGRIVGTLPATTPSTEFGVLMLGVAKEEEKVGS encoded by the coding sequence ATGGCATCAGAACCGCTCTTGAAAATGGAGGGAGTCGGCAAGGCCTACTTCAGCAACAGGGTTTTGAAGAACGTCAATTTTACCCTGGAAAAAGGCCAGATCCTAGGGCTTGTCGGCGAGAACGGAGCAGGCAAGTCCACGCTGATGAATATCCTTTTTGGTATGACAGTGATTCGTGAGACCGGAGGATACGAGGGGGATATATTCATAGACGGAGAGAAGATCGACTTTAACTCTTCCTTCGATGCCCTCAAAGCAGGGATAGGAATGGTCCATCAGGAGTTCTCCTTGATCCCAGGTTTTTCCGTCTCGGAGAACGTGGTCTTGAACCGTGAGACCACTAAGTACAACCCGTTAGTGGAGGCATTCGGCGATAGGCTCAGAACTTTGGACAGGGCGACGATGGTGGAAAGAGGCAGAAAGGCCATCGATAAGCTGAACGTTTCCCTGGACCCCGATACTTTGATATCGGAGCTACCTGTAGGCTATAAACAGTTTACCGAGATAGCCAGAGAAATAGATAAGGAAAATACCAGGCTATTGGTCCTGGACGAGCCCACCGCCGTGTTGACCGAGTCCGAGGCGGATATATTGTTGGCTTCCATGAAGAGGCTGGCGTCTTTAGGAATATCAATAATATTCATATCCCACAGACTTCAGGAAGTTCTTGATGTCTGTGACAAGATCGTCATCTTAAGGGATGGCGAGGTAGTCTACGATACGACTCCCGATCAGACCGACGTCATGTCCATAGCCTCCCACATGGTCGGCAGGGACGTGGCGACCGCATTTGCCCGAGATGATGAGGAGCGCAGCTTCGGCGATACCCTACTCTCTGTGGAACACCTTTGGGTGGATATGCCTGGAGAGACGGTTCGAGATGTCTCCATGGAGATCAAAAAGGGCGAGATTTTCGGAATAGGTGGTTTGGCCGGACAGGGCAAACTTGGCATAGCCAACGGCATCATGGGTATGTTTCCCGCTGGCGGGAAGGTCGTCTTCCAGGGGAAGCCTATCGTGTTGAACGATCCCACAAGCGCTCTGGTGGCGGGGATGTCCGCTGTCTACGAGGATCGCCGTGGCGTGGGGCTGCTGCTGGAGGAACCGATCTCCTGGAATATAATCTTCACCGCTCTTCAGATGCAGGGTCGATTCCTCAAACCTCTTCTCGGAGGTATCACCAAGATCAGGGACGAGGAAGCCATAGCGGAATGTGCCAGGGAATACGTAAAATCCCTGGAGATAAGATGTGTGAACGAGAGGCAGAGGGTCCAGGAGCTATCCGGCGGTAATCAGCAGAAGGTCTGTCTAGCCAAGGCCTTCGAGACCAGGCCAAAGTTGCTTTTCGTGGCGGAGCCTACCAGAGGTATAGATGTAGGGGCCAAAAAGGTGGTTCTCGATACATTGAAGCTTTACAACAAAAAATACGGGACCACCGTCGTAATGGTTTCCTCCGAATTGGAGGAGCTTCGATCGATCTGCGACAGGATCGCCATCGTCGATTCTGGGCGTATCGTCGGAACCCTCCCGGCTACCACGCCGTCCACCGAGTTCGGAGTCCTGATGCTGGGTGTGGCTAAAGAAGAAGAGAAGGTGGGTTCGTAG
- a CDS encoding ABC transporter permease subunit, whose translation MNKVNDFIERAGWPRIIIGLFLLFLFVLAPFVGVRLDASISDTLVRFGMNGVMVLAMVPMIQAGCGLNFGLPLGIIAGLLGAVTSIEMGVSGLFGALIAMAVAIPVATVLGGAYGLLLNKVKGSEMMIATYVGFSSVAFMCIMWLVLPYRSSNMVWGYAGKGLRTTISVEGFWHQAISDIASFRIGDFFYIPTGMFLFFALLCFFMWVFMRTRTGTAMTTVGSNPEYARASGVNIDRMRVVSVILSTVLGAIGIIVYEQSFGFIQLYMGPFYMAFPAVSAILIGGASVHKATIMNVIVGTILFQGILTMTPSVINSMIQTDMSEVIRIIVSNGMILYALTRVVKVKS comes from the coding sequence GTGAATAAGGTCAACGATTTTATCGAGCGCGCCGGGTGGCCCAGGATAATAATAGGTCTTTTTCTGCTCTTTCTTTTCGTCCTGGCTCCCTTCGTAGGGGTTCGCTTGGATGCCTCGATCAGCGATACTCTGGTCCGTTTCGGGATGAATGGAGTCATGGTTCTGGCTATGGTTCCTATGATACAGGCCGGTTGCGGCCTAAATTTCGGCCTTCCTCTCGGCATCATAGCCGGTCTTCTGGGAGCCGTAACCAGCATAGAGATGGGCGTGTCGGGACTTTTCGGTGCATTGATAGCCATGGCAGTAGCCATTCCCGTGGCTACTGTTCTCGGTGGTGCCTACGGGTTGTTGCTTAACAAGGTCAAGGGCAGCGAGATGATGATCGCCACCTACGTTGGTTTCTCCTCGGTCGCCTTCATGTGCATAATGTGGTTGGTGCTTCCCTACAGAAGCTCCAACATGGTGTGGGGCTACGCCGGAAAGGGGTTGCGCACGACAATATCGGTAGAGGGCTTCTGGCATCAGGCCATAAGCGACATTGCCTCCTTCCGGATAGGTGATTTTTTCTACATTCCCACCGGAATGTTCCTCTTTTTTGCCCTTCTTTGCTTCTTCATGTGGGTGTTCATGAGGACCAGGACCGGCACTGCCATGACGACAGTGGGGTCCAACCCGGAATACGCCAGGGCCTCCGGGGTCAATATAGACAGGATGAGAGTAGTGTCCGTGATTTTGTCCACGGTCCTCGGAGCGATCGGCATTATAGTGTACGAGCAGAGTTTTGGCTTTATTCAGCTCTACATGGGACCGTTCTACATGGCCTTCCCTGCGGTCTCGGCCATTCTCATAGGTGGAGCCTCGGTGCATAAGGCTACCATAATGAACGTTATAGTGGGAACCATACTGTTCCAGGGTATACTTACGATGACTCCGTCGGTCATAAACAGCATGATACAGACCGACATGTCCGAGGTTATCCGTATAATAGTCTCCAACGGTATGATCCTATACGCTCTGACCCGAGTAGTGAAGGTGAAGTCATGA
- a CDS encoding ABC transporter permease, whose protein sequence is MNKKTDNLKHILVQNAVPIVFLVVSAFAIPISQFSGSYLIQEMLIRLSRNSFLVLSLLIPIMAGMGLNFGMVLGAMAGQIGLIFINDWNVVGVPGMLLAAIISTPLAIFLGWLCGVVLNKAKGREMVTSFILGFFMNGVYQLIVLYGFGSVVPITNPKMVLSRGYGIRNVTNLEGIRKCLDSLLPFSIQGIDIPLATFIVIALFCTFVVWFRKTKLGQDMRAVGQDMDVARAAGIPVERTRLLSIVISTVLACYGQIIFLQNIGTMNTYNSHEQAGMFAIAALLVGGASVSKASIFNVFLGVVLFHLMFVVSPMAGKYLIGQAQLGEYFRVFVSYGIISLALVLHAWRRQKEKDRSRRGLRGTVAE, encoded by the coding sequence ATGAATAAGAAAACCGATAATCTGAAACATATCCTCGTTCAAAACGCGGTTCCGATAGTGTTCCTGGTGGTCAGCGCTTTCGCCATACCGATCTCCCAGTTTTCCGGATCCTATCTTATTCAGGAGATGCTGATCCGTCTTTCCCGTAACTCTTTCCTGGTCCTTTCTCTCCTCATTCCCATAATGGCCGGTATGGGGCTGAACTTCGGTATGGTCTTAGGAGCCATGGCAGGTCAGATAGGGCTGATTTTCATCAACGACTGGAACGTGGTGGGCGTCCCGGGAATGCTTCTGGCTGCCATAATCTCTACACCTTTAGCCATATTTCTGGGGTGGCTTTGCGGAGTCGTCCTGAATAAGGCCAAAGGCAGAGAGATGGTGACTTCCTTCATCTTGGGCTTTTTCATGAACGGTGTCTATCAGCTGATAGTGCTCTACGGTTTCGGTAGCGTCGTTCCCATAACCAATCCCAAGATGGTGCTCTCCAGAGGATACGGGATCAGAAACGTCACCAACCTGGAGGGGATAAGAAAGTGTCTGGATAGCCTGCTTCCTTTCTCTATCCAGGGGATAGATATCCCTTTGGCGACCTTTATCGTAATAGCGTTGTTCTGCACTTTCGTGGTCTGGTTCCGTAAAACGAAGCTGGGTCAGGATATGAGAGCGGTGGGTCAGGATATGGACGTGGCCAGAGCCGCCGGAATACCGGTGGAGAGAACCAGGCTCCTATCCATAGTAATCTCAACGGTCTTGGCCTGTTACGGTCAGATAATATTCCTCCAGAACATAGGGACCATGAACACCTACAATAGCCACGAGCAGGCCGGTATGTTCGCCATAGCTGCTCTGTTGGTCGGAGGAGCCAGCGTGAGCAAGGCGTCCATCTTTAACGTGTTTTTAGGGGTCGTCCTGTTCCATCTGATGTTCGTCGTGTCTCCTATGGCCGGGAAATATTTGATCGGACAGGCCCAGCTGGGCGAGTATTTCCGGGTCTTCGTCTCTTACGGCATAATCTCCCTTGCTCTGGTGCTCCATGCATGGCGACGTCAGAAAGAGAAGGACAGATCCCGTAGAGGCCTCCGTGGAACCGTAGCGGAATAG
- a CDS encoding DUF6672 family protein — protein sequence MKPRQIVVNILLLAAFVGLGIYCYNEGKAYDILIDNAAFTHEGTTYEAYEAILVTVDGEGEPLYLVEGDRGAATIAGKKHVLLVEELDIDDNVVKSHKLSFKNKEMKGNVVNVVPLANGKLPGWSYPLK from the coding sequence ATGAAGCCTAGACAGATAGTGGTCAACATACTGCTTTTGGCTGCTTTCGTAGGACTCGGTATATATTGTTACAACGAGGGGAAAGCCTACGATATATTGATAGACAATGCGGCTTTTACCCATGAAGGTACTACCTATGAGGCGTACGAGGCCATCTTGGTAACGGTGGACGGAGAAGGAGAGCCGCTTTATCTTGTAGAGGGCGATAGAGGTGCCGCGACAATCGCCGGGAAGAAACACGTTCTTCTCGTCGAGGAACTGGACATAGACGACAACGTGGTTAAATCCCATAAACTTTCCTTTAAGAACAAGGAGATGAAAGGCAACGTAGTGAACGTAGTCCCTTTAGCTAACGGTAAACTTCCGGGATGGAGTTACCCGCTCAAATAA